The Raphanus sativus cultivar WK10039 chromosome 6, ASM80110v3, whole genome shotgun sequence sequence TTCAAGAGTTTTTTCcacataaaataacataaaataaaatgaaacaaaaatgatagaggatatataaattattatcaaatatttagtattcaaaataattaattgtcatatatattttagttatattatgtaatttcgtaacttttatttaaggaaagaatgaagaatattttaatacattaataattaattttatgattagcTTTTTTGTATAATTGTATGATTATACAATTACAATCTGTGACTTTGACTCTGAGTGAATTCCAAAatcattttcttatatttatcgTTTGTCCATGTGTTGTACTATGTTCTTATTTGGTTGATTTGTAAGCTTGCATGTAGAGGCTGATGTTCACCTCTTCAAGTGTTCGTTTCTTATGCATTTCTTACTTTCATCTATCTTTGATTCTGTCAGAGCAATCATGAGAGATTAACGAGAATCAACAGAGTCAATCATGTGCGAACCACAAAAACCAGATTTTGTAAAAAGGTGATTATAAACGAGTATAATTGATtgtgtaaaaatatataatgaagaATCCAAAAAGACAACAAAAATGCAAGAGGCTATAAAAGCTTGTTGATGTTGATGCTCTTAGAATGATGGTTCCGAGAGATGAGAAGTGGACTCAAGTAAAAAAGGTAGGACAAACACATTCTCATACACAAGTTCAAACATTGTTTGGACCTATTGAACAGTTGTTTGATTGCTAGTATTCTATCCAACATTTATCTTTAGGGAGTTTAACTGACACACTTATGGTATTATGCTAGAATGTTTTAGTGTAAAAAGAGAGGGAACTGTTAAATCAAACTACTTCTCTGTTTTCAGAAAACTTTATTCTTGGACTAGAAAGTAAAGTAAATCATTGGAGATGTTCAAAAAGGATTCTGAGCAGCTTTCTTTTGCTATGGGAAGGCAGAAATAGTATTCTAGCAAAGTGAAGAATGCAAAAAGAATTTGAACTCATCCCATATCCATATCTTCCAAAGCTAATCTAATATTGTGTTTTATTCTGCGTCAATTTAGTGAAAATTTCAGATGTTAAAGTTGTCCAAAAACCaaactcttatttttttttaaagggaGCTTCTTAATACAGTATGTGGTGTCATGTTCTTGAAGCCTAGCAATTAGTCAAGAACACTCCTATTGCAAGGGAATCAAGTCCATAAAGTCTTATTATTTGTTCCAACCAGTATGTCAATAAGTAATGCCATAGAACTCAACGTGAGAGTAATAATCCaagaagcatcacattcaacGGACAAGCCAATtaggagaaaagaaaaaaaaaacaataattaagaCAGAGAGAACGAAGTAGTAGACTTACTAGGAGGACTAACCACAAATGACACCAAATAAAATGGTTTTATGATTGAATCAGAAGTCAAGCTTAACCGGGTATCGGTCAATGCAGTGTTCCCAAGGACTACTAACCGAAGGCTTGACATTGTGCAGAGCAACCCAAACCGCACTGTTACACTTAAACCCACTTCCAAAAGCAATCTGCCAAACCCTGTTCCCTTTCTTCATCCTGCCTTTGGCTTCTATGTAAGCCAGCTCATACCAAATAGAGCTCGAAGAAGTATTCCCAAATCTGTGCAAGGTCATCCTGGACGCCTCGACATGTGTTTGAGAAAGCTGCAGATTCTTCTCAAGCTCATCGATCACAGCTCTACCACCAGCATGGATACAGAAATGATCAAATGCAAGCTTGAAGTCAGGGATATAAGGCTTCATCTTAGCATTAAACAACTTCTTCCAAACCAAAGTCACAAAAAACAGAATCTGCTCACTTATAGGAAGAACCAAAGGACCCAAAGTAGTGATGTTCGCCTTAAGCGCTTCCCCAGCGATAGCCATAAGATCTTTCGACAAAGAAACTCCGGTTTGACCATTATCATCCTGTTCTTGATAAACACAATTGAAAGCCTTCTCATTAGCTCCTTTGTGAGTCCTCACCGTGTGAACCATCTTGTACTTGGACCGTCTACGATCACTAGCCTTGTTGGAAAGCAAAACCGCCGTTCCACCGACCCGGAACAAGCAATTAGGGATCAGCATTGCCTTCTTATTACCGAAATACCAGTTCTGAGTAATGTTCTCAGTGCTAACCACAACAGCATAAGTGTTCCTATGAACTTGCAACATATCTTTAGCTAAATCAATAGAGATAACACCAGCACTACACCCCATCCCACCAAGATTGAAACTCTTAACGTTCCCTCTAAGCTTATACTTGTTAACAATCATGGCGGACAAAGAAGGAGTCGGGTTAAACAAGCTACAGTTCACCACCAACACACCGATATCCCTAGGGTTAATCTTGGTATTCTCGAAAAGTTTGTCGAGACAACCAAACATAACCTGCTCAGCCTCCTCGCGCGCCGCCGCCATCGTGGTACGAGGCGGGACGCAGTGCAAACCCTCGGGGAGATACGTCTCTTCTCCCAAACCGGATCTCTCGAGAATCTTGCGCTGAAACTCGAGAGAAGAGTCGTTGAAAGCTTCGATGAGGGCAGAGTGATCCATGAACTTCTTGTAAGGGACTTGGAGACTCTCTTGAGGGAGGTAACAAGAGTAGTCGACGAGGTAAACGGATCTGGGTCGGGTCATGATGTAGACGGTGGAGCCGAAGACGGCTAAAGCGGAGAGGAGGATGAACGCGACGAGGTTGTATTGGAGATGAAGCCAAATCTGGTGAAAGTCGTCTGGGGTTAGACGAGAGATCTCGGTGATTAGGACAGCCATTAACGGAACCAGACAGAGCTTGAGGAGATGAGTGATCAGGTAATGGTAACCGAGCTTGACGTATTTCATGTTCACGCTCTGTAAGAAATTGGGAAGCTTTCGAGACCCATTCTCGCTCTGGATCTGTACGGATCCTCCATTGACGGGTTCCATGGTGTGTTGTGCATATAAATGTAGAAGAAACTGGACAAGTGGGTTTAGTGACAAGACGCCACTGATGAACACGTATTTGGAGAAAAGAGGAAAACAGTTGATCTGCCGAGAACTCGTGTTGTGTCTTTTGGTAGATTTGTTTTGTAGctgtttgtgtgtttgtgtttgtgttgtGTATGAAGATGTATTTATATATAGCTAAAAGGGTCtgtgacaaaaagaaaatatatgtatagcTAAAAGGGTATTGGTCACAAGTCACGTTAGCGATATGGTTAGAGGGTAATGAGTGATTGCAATCAAGGACAGAGAGAGATAACGCTTTGCATTAAAGTTTGAGGGTCAAGTCCAAGTAGAAAGTGGGAAACCGTTATTAAGTTTGACAACTCGACAAAATCTTTTGGGTATCAAAATGAATTTATTTCCATTTATTTTGCTTTTGGGTAGAGACTAGTCATATATGTACTGCAGTTCTGTAGTGGGCCTATCATACTTTTCTTTAAGCCTTACtaatacaaaagtaaaaatttgTTTTAGGGAAAATAGCATTTTAATAAAGGAAGTTCCGGGTGCTGCGACCAATTCACCAATTGGTAATGGGAATACATATGTTTGATGATACGATACCTGATGCAATTGGGAATGAGCTAATGGTTGTAAAAGAGGATGACTTGCTACTTGCTAGGGATGATTATAAATCCCTGCATCCAATGGAGGAAGATACCAACAATGATCAAATTTGTGATATGATTACAAAAGATAGCAAAGCCATTGTGTTGTTTAGTGGGGACTCGGATTTGATATTAAATATCGCCGTCTGGGCAATTTTAGTCGGGTTTACCCAGAATCTgttatacaattatatattttccacaaatctttaatatctaataaaattttaatatttttttataatgaagGTGATTGGTTGGATTAATATATCTctactttagttttatttatttttaaagtactaaattttattaatcaaattgtagttttatttttaaagttaaagcTTACAAAAATACACATGACACACACGTAACAAATCATTTTTTAGCCTTTTTGAAGCACTCTTAACTGTGTTATTAGGATAAGTCACCTTGTTATGACCTTCGACATGACAATTTGAGCATGTGATGACTCTCTTGTCTCGTGTCATCTTGGTAGCCTTGGATGAAGTTTCATTAAGGCATTTATTTCTATCATAATTACTTGGCCTTCCTCGATTCCCTATTCTAAATGGCGGTGGCAAAACTCTTAACCTATTTAACCGAGGCCATAACTTCATACCTTGGACATGTGTAATCCCACGAGAATATGTATGTCCCCAAATTTTGGCTGTGTAATAGCCAGCAACATAAgcaacatgtacacaagggatcCCACTGAGCTGCCATTTTATACACCCACATGTTTTGAGATCCATGTCCACACAATAAGAAACACTATGATCATCAATCTCATGCACGTTTTCACAAGCAATATACCCAGGCCCAGTTCTGACCCAATACCTAAGACACATTGATATGGAGCCTATGATTTTTACCCATGATTTTTACATCTTATAAaccttttttgttgttgttatcagtaaaacaaaatataaaatggaTTCTAAAAAGTATTtcaaacattttataaaataaattttggagttttgtttctaattataaacaaataaatagaaaattaacttttaaagCTGATAGACATgtattagtttcaaaaaaaattatagttttaatcgtaaattattttaaattttatttatttaatgatttaGAGCCtgtaattttcattttgtattGGACCCATAATATCTCAGGACCAGCACTGAATATACCTTCTCAATTCTTTGGCTTTCTCTTTGTTGAGTTCAATCTCAATGTGCACTTTCTTAGTAAAATGTGTTTTCAAACTATTTGCAAGAATATCTCTCTTTGCATTACAAACCATACATTGCCTCCTAATATCCTCTAGTATGTCAATTAATGTTTTTTGCTTCTTTAATGGTTTTATTGAAAGACTTACAGAGGTTGTTGAAGTTATCATTGCAAAATGACTCAACTCTAAAGAATCCCTTGCTTCATGTTTTTGGGTTCTGTAGTTGAAAGTGTCCCATGCACCTTTATTATATTTCTTCAGTATCTCTAAAGCATCTTCAAACACTCTTATGGTGTAGCAAACAGCTATTATCCAAAACATACGTTCTAAATCAGGATCCTTGTTGTCTCTTTTCcaattcacta is a genomic window containing:
- the LOC108813228 gene encoding 3-ketoacyl-CoA synthase 9, whose translation is MEPVNGGSVQIQSENGSRKLPNFLQSVNMKYVKLGYHYLITHLLKLCLVPLMAVLITEISRLTPDDFHQIWLHLQYNLVAFILLSALAVFGSTVYIMTRPRSVYLVDYSCYLPQESLQVPYKKFMDHSALIEAFNDSSLEFQRKILERSGLGEETYLPEGLHCVPPRTTMAAAREEAEQVMFGCLDKLFENTKINPRDIGVLVVNCSLFNPTPSLSAMIVNKYKLRGNVKSFNLGGMGCSAGVISIDLAKDMLQVHRNTYAVVVSTENITQNWYFGNKKAMLIPNCLFRVGGTAVLLSNKASDRRRSKYKMVHTVRTHKGANEKAFNCVYQEQDDNGQTGVSLSKDLMAIAGEALKANITTLGPLVLPISEQILFFVTLVWKKLFNAKMKPYIPDFKLAFDHFCIHAGGRAVIDELEKNLQLSQTHVEASRMTLHRFGNTSSSSIWYELAYIEAKGRMKKGNRVWQIAFGSGFKCNSAVWVALHNVKPSVSSPWEHCIDRYPVKLDF